A window of the Lactuca sativa cultivar Salinas chromosome 7, Lsat_Salinas_v11, whole genome shotgun sequence genome harbors these coding sequences:
- the LOC111894616 gene encoding mitochondrial carrier protein MTM1: protein MSQRHLKMANNMEQIKLPGVGVVSADTNTTKNLNNNNNNNSSSFRFLWTGLGAQLSRDVPFSAVCWVTLEPVRRRILGML, encoded by the exons ATGTCGCAAAG GCATTTAAAGATGGCCAACAACATGGAACAAATTAAGCTTCCTGGAGTTGGGGTTGTTTCTGCAGACACAAACACCACGAAGAaccttaataataataataataataatagcagcT CATTTCGATTCTTATGGACGGGTCTTGGGGCACAACTATCTCGTGATGTTCCATTTTCTGCGGTTTGCTGGGTTACCCTGGAACCA GTGAGGAGGCGGATACTAGGaatgttg
- the LOC111894598 gene encoding tubulin gamma-1 chain has product MPREIITLQVGQCGNQIGMEFWKQLCLEHGISKDGILEDFATQGGDRKDVFFYQADDQHYIPRALLMDLEPRVINGIQTGEYRNLYNHENIFTSKEGGGAGNNWASGYHQGKNFEEDLMDMIDREADGSDSLEGFVLCHSIAGGTGSGMGSYLLETLNDRYSKKLVQTYSVFPNQNETSDVVVQPYNSLLTLKRLTLNADCVVVLDNTALNRIAVERLHIQNPSVSQTNSLVSTVMSASTTTLRYPGYMNNDLVGLLASLIPTPRCHFLMTGYTPLTVERQANMIRKTTVLDVMRRLLQTKNIMVSSHARTKEASQAKYISILNIIQGEVDPTQVHDSLQRIRERKLVNFIEWGPASIQVALSRKSPYVQTAHRVSGLMLASYTGIRHLFSKCLSQYSLLRKRQAFLDKYRGFPLFDDNDLSEFDESRDVIESLVDEYKACESPDYIKWGMEDPDHLLTGEGSATGTVDPKLAM; this is encoded by the exons ATGCCTCGTGAAATCATAACACTGCAAGTAGGACAATGCGGGAACCAGATCGGAATGGAGTTCTGGAAGCAGCTTTGTTTGGAACACGGTATCTCCAAGGACGGCATACTTGAAGATTTCGCTACTCAG GGAGGTGACAGGAAAGATGTGTTTTTCTATCAAGCTGATGATCAGCACTACATACCACGAGCATTGCTTATGGATTTGGAGCCTAGAGTGATTAATGGAATCCAAACCGGTGAATACAGAAATCTCTACAATCACGAGAATATATTTACCTCAAAGGAAGGAGGCGGTGCAGGAAACAATTGGGCCAGTGGATATCATCAG gGTAAAAATTTTGAGGAGGATTTGATGGACATGATTGACAGAGAAGCAGATGGAAGTGATAGTCTTGAAGGATTTGTTTTATGTCATTCAATTGCTGGAGGAACAGGCTCAG GTATGGGTTCATACCTTCTGGAGACTTTAAATGATCGATACAGCAAGAAACTTGTTCAGACATACAGTGTCTTCCCTAACCAAAACGAGACAAGTGATGTGGTGGTCCAGCCTTACAACTCCCTTTTGACTCTGAAACGACTCACACTAAATGCTGACTGTGTTGTTGTTCTTGATAACACTGCACTTAATAGAATTGCAGTAGAGAGACTTCATATACAAAATCCTTCTGTTTCTCAGACAAATTCTCTGGTTTCTACTGTAATGTCTGCGAGTACAACTACACTGAGGTACCCTGGTTATATGAACAATGATCTGGTTGGACTTCTTGCTTCTTTGATCCCAACACCAAGATGCCACTTTCTTATGACAGGGTATACACCACTGACAGTGGAACGCCAG GCTAATATGATCCGAAAAACCACCGTATTGGATGTGATGAGAAGACTTCTTCAG ACAAAGAATATCATGGTTTCATCACATGCCAGGACAAAAGAAGCTAGTCAGGCAAAATATATATCCATACTGAACATCATTCAGGGGGAAGTTGACCCTACTCAG GTTCATGATAGTTTGCAGCGAATACGTGAAAGAAAGCTTGTTAATTTCATTGAATGGGGCCCTGCTAGCATTCAG GTTGCTCTTTCAAGAAAGTCTCCATATGTTCAAACTGCCCACAgg GTGAGTGGGCTGATGTTAGCAAGTTACACGGGAATTCGGCATCTATTCTCTAAATGTTTGAGTCAGTATTCTCTCTTAAGAAAGAGACAGGCCTTTCTTGACAAATACAGGGGTTTCCCTTTGTTTGAT GACAATGATCTTTCTGAATTTGATGAGTCAAGGGATGTAATCGAGAGTTTGGTTGATGAATATAAAGCATGTGAATCCCCAGATTATATAAAATGGGGCATGGAG GATCCTGATCATCTCCTAACAGGGGAAGGAAGTGCTACAGGGACAGTAGATCCAAAGTTAGCAATGTGA
- the LOC111894617 gene encoding arabinogalactan protein 20: MAVNRMLLVTAIAAMFAVFVGIVCPNVRAQSMAPAPAPSSDGTSIDQGIAYALMIGALLLTYLIHPLDAFPYGLF; the protein is encoded by the exons ATGGCGGTGAATCGGATGCTGTTGGTTACTGCAATAGCGGCGATGTTCGCGGTGTTTGTAGGCATTGTTTGTCCAAATGTTAGAGCTCAATCGATGGCACCTGCTCCTGCTCCTTCTAGCGATG GGACTTCGATTGATCAGGGAATTGCATACGCATTGATGATTGGCGCATTACTTCTAACCTACCTTATCCATCCTTTGGACGCCTTCCCGTATGGTCTCTTTTAA